AGATCCACCAAATTCGTACCCGGCTTGCAGCGTACTTCCTCGTCATCGATGAAGACGCTGATCAATCCATCATCTTTTTGTCCTTCGCTCATTTCTCAATCAGCCTTTCATCGTACGATTTCATACCACAGGTGTTCGCTTTGGCGTTTGCCATGATTTCATCGCGAAATTTATCAATATAACTTTGAACCGGCCAGGTCGTGGAATAGCCCATGGGACAAACGGTTCGGCCACCAATGTTACCGGCCATGTCGTAAAGCAGATTCACGTCCTCCTCGCGAGCGCCTCCCGTGCACATACGCGCCGTAATTTTCTTACTCCAGAGTGAGCCTTCGCGACAAGGAGTGCACTGACCACAACTTTCGTGAGCATAAAACGCGGTGATGTTTGCGAGAGCCTCCGTAATATCCGTGCTGTCATCAAGGATCATCATCCCGGACGAACCGGACATGGAACCAGCGGCCATGATGCCGTCGTAATCAACGATGATTTCATCAAACGAAAATTTCTTTCCTACTCGATCCCTGAAGCTTTCTTCAGCGCCCAGGATTTTCATGGAACCACCACCGGGAATACAGGCCTTGAACTTACGTCCGGGGAGTGGTCCTCCACAAATGTCGTAAAGCAACTCCCGCATGCTCATGGGTTCAATTTCGTAGTAACCCGGCTTTTGAACCAGGCCACTCACGCACCAGATGCGCGTACCGGTATTTCCAGGACGACCGATAAGGGAATACTTGTAGGCACCCATATTCACGATGTGGACGACATTACAGAGTGTCTCCACATTGTTAACAATGGTTGGGCACTGATAGAGACCGAGCACCGCCGGGAAAAATGGGGGTTTAATACGTGGGTAAGGACGCTTGCCTTCGAGCGACTCGATAAGTCCCGTCTCTTCACCACAGATGTAAGCACCGGCGCCGCGGTGAACCACAATGTCGCAGGAGTAATCCGATCCCAGGATATTTTCTCCGACAAAATTCTTTTCCCGCGCTTCCTCAATCGCCTTCTCCAGGATCTTCGCACCGAGAGGCATTTCTTCCCGGATATAGATAAACGCAAGTTTCACATCGTTGGCAAAAGCAGAGATCATCATGCCTTCGATCAACTGATGGGGATCCTTGTGAACCAACTGGCGATCCTTGAAAGTGCCGGGCTCAGATTCGTCGCAATTGCAAATCAGGTAAATGGGTTTGCCACTCTTTCGATCAACCAGGCCCCATTTGACTCCACAGGAAAATCCGGCTCCTCCGCGACCTCGCAGCCCGGAATCTTTGACCTCCTCACGCAAGTCCTCAGGTTTCTCACCAAGCGACTTTTTAAGAGCTTC
The window above is part of the Verrucomicrobiota bacterium genome. Proteins encoded here:
- the nuoF gene encoding NADH-quinone oxidoreductase subunit NuoF; protein product: MAAVERKILLKHADEDYYSPSIDSYLEHGGYEALKKSLGEKPEDLREEVKDSGLRGRGGAGFSCGVKWGLVDRKSGKPIYLICNCDESEPGTFKDRQLVHKDPHQLIEGMMISAFANDVKLAFIYIREEMPLGAKILEKAIEEAREKNFVGENILGSDYSCDIVVHRGAGAYICGEETGLIESLEGKRPYPRIKPPFFPAVLGLYQCPTIVNNVETLCNVVHIVNMGAYKYSLIGRPGNTGTRIWCVSGLVQKPGYYEIEPMSMRELLYDICGGPLPGRKFKACIPGGGSMKILGAEESFRDRVGKKFSFDEIIVDYDGIMAAGSMSGSSGMMILDDSTDITEALANITAFYAHESCGQCTPCREGSLWSKKITARMCTGGAREEDVNLLYDMAGNIGGRTVCPMGYSTTWPVQSYIDKFRDEIMANAKANTCGMKSYDERLIEK